The Humulus lupulus chromosome 3, drHumLupu1.1, whole genome shotgun sequence genome window below encodes:
- the LOC133825774 gene encoding shikimate O-hydroxycinnamoyltransferase-like, giving the protein MDMVINIKERTMVKPAKETPRDPIWLSNLDLMTTSVHITNIYLYRNNGAANFFDTELLKHALAKVLVPFYPLAGRLRYDNDGRLEINCNSEGVLFMVAETNSVMDDLGECAPTVELLKLTPFIDRSAGISSFPLLAALITRFKCGAVCVGFSNQHRLADGTAAMYFVNAWSEVSRGLELSQAPILDRALLRARHPPQSNFDHIEYKQAPPPPPTLSKPTQQEQQHNPIVRVFKLTRDQIKVIKAKSQQSGTNNYSTFEILSTHIWKCASKARSLPSDQVTKLFTLINGRDKLDPPLPPHLFANVLYATSTVVTVADLVDNPTSYGASKIRQTLVQMDNNYLRSAIDYLELRPNLINGPGRGAEVFKSPNFGIVCWIGLPMYGSDFGWGRPFYVSPVGLRLEGKAYILPPGPVYNGNLFVAIALQSEHMKVFEKLLYDDVRVGKSAL; this is encoded by the exons atGGATATGGTGATCAACATCAAGGAGAGGACAATGGTGAAGCCAGCAAAAGAGACACCAAGAGATCCAATTTGGTTGTCAAACTTGGATCTAATGACCACAAGTGTACATATCACCAATATATACTTGTATAGAAACAATGGAGCTGCCAACTTCTTTGACACTGAGCTTCTCAAACATGCCTTGGCCAAGGTGTTGGTGCCCTTCTATCCCTTGGCGGGCCGGCTAAGGTATGACAATGACGGCCGCCTCGAGATCAACTGCAATTCGGAGGGTGTCCTTTTCATGGTGGCCGAGACAAACTCCGTTATGGATGACTTGGGTGAATGTGCGCCCACTGTTGAGCTTCTAAAGCTCACTCCATTTATTGACCGTTCTGCTGGAATTTCTTCATTTCCTCTCTTGGCTGCTCTG aTTACTCGGTTCAAATGTGGAGCAGTATGCGTTGGTTTCAGTAACCAACACCGTTTAGCAGATGGCACAGCAGCTATGTACTTCGTCAACGCATGGTCCGAAGTGAGTCGTGGTCTTGAGCTATCACAAGCACCAATCCTCGACCGGGCATTGCTTCGTGCTAGACACCCTCCTCAATCAAATTTCGATCACATAGAGTACAAAcaagcaccaccaccaccaccaaccCTCTCCAAACCTACTCAACAAGAACAACAACACAACCCAATCGTAAGAGTTTTCAAATTGACTAGGGACCAAATCAAGGTCATCAAGGCCAAGTCTCAACAAAGTGGGACCAATAATTATAGCACATTTGAGATTCTATCAACTCATATTTGGAAATGTGCAAGCAAGGCAAGGTCACTTCCTAGTGACCAAGTAACAAAATTGTTCACTCTAATTAATGGAAGGGACAAATTAGACCCTCCACTCCCACCTCATTTATTTGCCAATGTTTTATATGCAACTTCAACAGTTGTCACCGTAGCTGATCTTGTTGATAACCCAACAAGCTATGGTGCTAGCAAGATTCGCCAAACTTTGGTGCAAATGGACAACAATTACTTGAGATCAGCTATTGATTACCTAGAGCTTAGGCCCAATCTCATTAATGGGCCTGGTCGTGGGGCTGAAGTTTTCAAAAGCCCAAATTTTGGAATTGTTTGTTGGATTGGGCTGCCAATGTATGGTTCTGATTTTGGATGGGGTCGGCCCTTTTATGTCAGCCCTGTTGGGCTTCGTTTAGAGGGAAAAGCCTACATTTTACCTCCAGGCCCAGTTTATAATGGTAACTTGTTTGTTGCCATTGCTTTGCAGTCTGAGCACATGAAAGTGTTTGAGAAGTTGTTGTATGATGATGTACGTGTTGGGAAATCTGCTCTTTAA